From the genome of Bacteroidia bacterium, one region includes:
- the rpsJ gene encoding 30S ribosomal protein S10, with amino-acid sequence MSQKIRIKLKSYDYNLVDKSAEKIVKTVKQTGAVVSGPIPLPTHKRIYTVLRSPHVNKKAREQFQLCAYKRLLDIYANSKTVDALSKLELPSGVDVDIKVV; translated from the coding sequence ATGAGTCAGAAAATCAGGATCAAATTAAAATCGTACGACTACAATCTGGTAGATAAGTCGGCCGAAAAGATCGTGAAGACGGTGAAACAGACCGGCGCCGTGGTGAGCGGACCCATTCCCCTCCCTACCCACAAGCGCATCTATACCGTACTGCGTTCTCCGCACGTAAATAAAAAAGCACGCGAACAGTTCCAGCTTTGCGCCTATAAGCGACTGCTGGATATTTACGCGAACAGTAAAACAGTGGATGCCTTATCGAAACTCGAGCTTCCCAGCGGAGTGGATGTAGACATCAAAGTAGTTTAA
- the rplC gene encoding 50S ribosomal protein L3, translating into MSGIIGKKIGMTSIFNAAGKYVPCTVIEAGPCVVTQVKTVEKDGYSAIQLAYGEKKEKHTTKALAGHFKKANTTPKRRVAEFKGFSVEKNPGDVVTVDLFSEGEFVDVIGTSKGKGFQGVVKRHGFSGVGGQTHGQHDRQRAPGSLGTASTAARVRKGMRMAGRTGGKRVKNINLEVLKVYPEKNLLVIKGSISGSKGSYVLIEK; encoded by the coding sequence ATGTCAGGAATTATCGGAAAGAAGATCGGCATGACCAGCATTTTCAATGCGGCAGGAAAGTATGTTCCCTGCACCGTAATTGAAGCCGGCCCCTGTGTAGTAACTCAGGTGAAGACCGTTGAAAAAGACGGGTACAGTGCGATCCAGCTCGCCTATGGCGAGAAAAAAGAAAAACACACGACCAAAGCCCTGGCCGGTCACTTTAAAAAGGCCAACACTACTCCTAAACGCCGTGTAGCCGAATTCAAAGGCTTCAGCGTTGAGAAAAATCCCGGTGATGTGGTCACCGTTGACCTTTTCTCCGAAGGAGAATTTGTTGACGTGATCGGAACCTCCAAGGGAAAAGGATTCCAGGGAGTGGTGAAACGCCATGGCTTCTCCGGCGTTGGCGGACAAACGCATGGTCAGCATGACCGGCAGCGTGCACCCGGATCATTGGGAACGGCTTCCACCGCTGCCCGTGTTCGTAAAGGTATGCGCATGGCCGGACGTACCGGAGGCAAACGTGTGAAGAACATTAACCTGGAGGTGCTGAAAGTCTATCCCGAGAAAAATCTTCTCGTGATCAAAGGCTCCATTTCCGGAAGCAAAGGAAGTTACGTACTGATCGAAAAATAA
- the rplD gene encoding 50S ribosomal protein L4: MEIAVLKSDGKKSSKKVQLSEAVFGIEPNDHAIYLDVKQHLANQRQGTHKSKERNEISGSTRKLKRQKGTGGARAGSIKNPEFRGGGRIFGPRPRDYSFKLNIKVKRLARASALTYKAKENNIIVVEDFTFGAAKTKDYNAFLGALELKNKKSLVVVGEKDKNLHLASRNIPGTKVVVAKDLNTYDILNAASLVLTENSVKAIENLLSK; this comes from the coding sequence ATGGAAATCGCAGTATTAAAATCAGACGGCAAGAAGAGCTCCAAAAAAGTGCAGCTCAGCGAAGCGGTATTCGGAATTGAACCGAACGACCACGCTATTTATCTTGACGTAAAACAGCACCTCGCCAACCAGCGCCAGGGTACACACAAATCCAAAGAGCGGAACGAGATCTCCGGATCCACCCGCAAGCTCAAGCGCCAGAAGGGTACCGGCGGAGCCCGTGCCGGCAGCATCAAAAATCCGGAGTTCCGCGGAGGAGGACGAATCTTCGGTCCGCGCCCGCGCGACTACTCCTTCAAGCTGAATATTAAAGTGAAGCGACTGGCCCGTGCCTCTGCGCTAACCTATAAGGCCAAGGAAAACAACATCATTGTGGTGGAAGACTTCACCTTCGGTGCAGCGAAAACAAAAGATTATAACGCGTTCCTCGGAGCACTCGAACTGAAAAACAAAAAATCACTGGTGGTGGTGGGAGAAAAGGACAAAAACCTGCACCTCGCCTCGCGGAATATCCCCGGAACGAAAGTGGTGGTGGCCAAAGACCTCAACACCTACGATATCCTCAACGCTGCCAGCCTGGTTCTCACCGAGAATTCAGTAAAAGCAATTGAAAATCTTTTAAGCAAATAA
- the rplW gene encoding 50S ribosomal protein L23 yields MSIIIKPVVTEKMTNLSEKLGRYAFVVQQDANKVQIKQAVEKLYGVTVTGVNTLVNNGKIKARTTRSGYVFGRVKRYKKAIVTLKKGETIDFFSGI; encoded by the coding sequence ATGAGCATCATTATCAAGCCGGTTGTTACAGAAAAGATGACGAATCTTAGCGAAAAGCTGGGACGTTATGCATTCGTGGTACAGCAGGATGCCAACAAGGTCCAGATCAAACAAGCTGTGGAGAAACTTTACGGTGTTACTGTGACCGGCGTTAATACCCTTGTGAACAACGGAAAAATCAAGGCGCGCACTACCCGCAGCGGATATGTGTTCGGCCGTGTAAAACGTTACAAAAAAGCAATCGTAACGCTGAAGAAAGGCGAGACCATCGACTTCTTCAGCGGTATTTAA
- the rplB gene encoding 50S ribosomal protein L2 translates to MGLKKFRPLTPGTRFKTVNSYDELTTDRPEKSLLVERKRSGGRNNTGKMTMRYIGGGHKKKYRLVDFRRTKHDVPAVVKTIEYDPNRTAFIALVVYKDGEKRYILAPQGLKVGQTILSGTKASPEIGNALYLKDIPLGSIVHNIELRPGEGGGIARSAGAYAQLASREGKFAVLRMPSGELRQVLVSCMATIGSVSNPDHNLQSHGKAGRKRWLGRRPRNRAVAMNPVDHPMGGGEGRASGGHPRSRKGLKSKGAKTRYPKKASNRYIIERRKK, encoded by the coding sequence ATGGGACTTAAGAAATTCAGACCCCTGACACCCGGCACACGCTTCAAGACCGTGAACTCATACGATGAGCTCACCACCGACCGTCCTGAAAAAAGCCTGCTGGTTGAACGGAAAAGATCAGGCGGCAGAAACAACACCGGAAAAATGACGATGCGCTACATCGGTGGCGGACATAAGAAAAAATACCGCCTGGTGGATTTTCGCCGTACCAAACACGACGTTCCGGCAGTGGTAAAAACCATTGAGTACGATCCGAATCGTACCGCTTTCATTGCGCTTGTGGTATATAAGGACGGAGAGAAGCGTTATATTCTGGCACCGCAGGGACTAAAAGTCGGACAAACCATACTATCCGGTACCAAGGCAAGCCCCGAAATCGGCAATGCCCTGTATCTGAAAGATATTCCTCTGGGATCCATTGTTCACAACATTGAACTTCGCCCCGGAGAAGGAGGCGGTATCGCACGTTCTGCCGGCGCTTATGCACAACTGGCTTCCCGCGAAGGAAAATTCGCCGTGCTTCGTATGCCTTCCGGTGAACTTCGCCAGGTGCTGGTCTCCTGTATGGCTACTATCGGCTCCGTTTCAAACCCCGATCATAACCTTCAGAGTCACGGAAAAGCCGGCCGCAAACGCTGGCTGGGTCGGCGCCCGCGCAACCGCGCAGTAGCCATGAACCCGGTGGATCACCCGATGGGCGGTGGAGAAGGACGTGCCTCCGGAGGTCACCCCCGTTCGCGCAAAGGACTCAAATCCAAAGGCGCTAAAACCCGTTACCCGAAAAAAGCTTCTAACCGTTATATCATCGAACGAAGAAAGAAATAA
- the rpsS gene encoding 30S ribosomal protein S19 produces the protein MARSLKKGPFVDYHIQDKVLKMQQSGKKSVIKTWSRRSMITPDFVGLTIAVHNGNKFIPVYITENMVGHKLGEFSPTRIFRGHSGNKDKAAGAIPASK, from the coding sequence ATGGCAAGATCACTTAAAAAAGGTCCGTTTGTAGACTATCATATTCAGGATAAAGTCCTGAAGATGCAGCAGTCCGGCAAAAAAAGCGTTATCAAAACCTGGTCGCGCCGGTCAATGATCACTCCCGATTTTGTGGGACTGACCATTGCGGTTCATAACGGCAACAAATTCATACCCGTGTATATAACGGAGAATATGGTAGGACACAAACTCGGTGAGTTCTCCCCTACCCGCATTTTCCGCGGTCATTCCGGAAACAAGGACAAAGCAGCAGGTGCAATTCCTGCTTCCAAATAA
- the rplV gene encoding 50S ribosomal protein L22 — MAGRKKIMADRLKEERKTQYYAFLRNCPTSPVKMRLVADLIRGKEVSKALSILRYTKKDAAGKLEKLLSSAIANYEAKSGKRADEGNLVVTRIQVDGAFQLKRIRPAPQGRAHRIRKRSNHVMLYVDTVVTKTENQE, encoded by the coding sequence ATGGCAGGAAGAAAAAAAATAATGGCCGACAGATTGAAAGAAGAGCGCAAAACACAGTATTACGCTTTCCTGAGAAACTGTCCTACCTCCCCGGTTAAAATGCGACTGGTAGCAGATCTGATCCGCGGAAAAGAAGTTTCAAAAGCACTGAGCATCCTTCGCTATACCAAGAAGGACGCCGCAGGTAAGCTGGAGAAATTGTTAAGCTCCGCTATCGCGAATTACGAAGCGAAGTCCGGAAAAAGAGCCGACGAAGGAAACCTGGTGGTTACACGCATCCAGGTTGACGGAGCATTTCAGCTCAAGAGGATCCGTCCTGCTCCGCAAGGACGTGCACACCGGATTCGTAAACGTTCGAATCACGTGATGCTCTATGTGGACACAGTAGTAACAAAAACAGAAAATCAAGAATAA
- the rpsC gene encoding 30S ribosomal protein S3, translated as MGQKANPIGNRLGIIKGWDSNWYGGRTYSEKLVEDEKIRNYIRARLAKGGISRVVIERTGTNKPLTTVTVHTARPGIIIGKGGKEVDKLKEELKKVTRKDVQINIFEIKRPELDARLVADSIARQIEGRISFKRAMKMSVASTMRMGAEGIKVKVGGRLAGAEIARVEEYREGRVPLHTFRADIDYATAEAHTTYGRIGVKVWICKGEVFGKRDLSPNIGNAKEKKSPGGSDRPMPKGGHGGHGGHKGKREAKAE; from the coding sequence ATGGGACAAAAAGCAAATCCGATCGGGAACAGACTGGGTATCATCAAGGGATGGGACTCGAACTGGTATGGTGGAAGAACCTACTCCGAGAAACTCGTGGAAGATGAGAAGATCCGCAATTATATCCGCGCCCGTTTGGCAAAAGGCGGAATCTCCCGCGTTGTTATTGAGCGTACCGGAACCAATAAGCCACTGACCACCGTTACCGTTCATACCGCCCGTCCGGGTATTATCATCGGAAAAGGCGGCAAGGAAGTGGACAAACTGAAAGAAGAGTTGAAAAAAGTAACCAGGAAGGACGTTCAGATCAACATCTTTGAAATTAAGCGCCCGGAGTTGGATGCCCGGTTGGTTGCAGACAGCATTGCCCGTCAGATCGAGGGACGCATTTCCTTCAAGCGCGCCATGAAAATGTCCGTTGCCTCCACAATGCGCATGGGAGCAGAAGGAATCAAAGTAAAGGTCGGCGGACGATTGGCCGGAGCTGAGATCGCGCGGGTGGAAGAATACCGCGAAGGGCGTGTACCCCTGCACACGTTCCGTGCCGACATTGATTATGCCACCGCAGAAGCACATACAACCTACGGACGCATCGGGGTTAAAGTATGGATCTGTAAAGGAGAAGTTTTTGGAAAACGAGATTTATCTCCCAATATCGGAAATGCGAAAGAAAAGAAATCACCCGGCGGATCAGATCGTCCGATGCCCAAAGGAGGCCACGGCGGTCATGGTGGTCACAAAGGAAAACGAGAAGCAAAAGCTGAATAA
- the rplP gene encoding 50S ribosomal protein L16 — protein sequence MLQPKRTKFRKMHKMVPRGNAKRGSTLAFGSFGIKALKTSWVTARQIEAARIAITRFMKREGQVWIRVFPDKPITRKPAEVRMGKGKGNPEFWVAVVKPGCIMIEAEGVPMATAKEALRLAAQKLPIPVKFVVRRDYAEEKTA from the coding sequence ATGTTACAGCCTAAGAGAACCAAATTCCGGAAAATGCACAAGATGGTGCCCCGCGGAAACGCAAAACGCGGCAGCACACTGGCATTCGGATCTTTCGGGATCAAAGCCCTGAAAACCTCCTGGGTCACTGCCCGTCAGATCGAAGCGGCCCGTATTGCAATCACCCGTTTCATGAAGCGTGAAGGCCAGGTGTGGATTCGGGTTTTCCCGGATAAACCTATCACTCGTAAGCCCGCCGAAGTAAGGATGGGAAAAGGAAAAGGAAATCCCGAATTCTGGGTAGCAGTGGTGAAACCCGGATGCATTATGATTGAAGCCGAAGGTGTTCCCATGGCTACGGCCAAGGAAGCCCTCAGGCTCGCTGCTCAAAAACTTCCCATCCCGGTTAAATTCGTGGTGAGAAGAGACTACGCTGAAGAAAAAACCGCCTAA
- the rpmC gene encoding 50S ribosomal protein L29, whose protein sequence is MKAKEIKQMSTGDLREKITQEKESYVKMAFNHSVSPLDSPIRLRITRRTIARLATELRLRELTEKANKK, encoded by the coding sequence ATGAAGGCAAAAGAAATAAAACAAATGTCTACCGGTGACCTGCGCGAAAAGATCACGCAAGAGAAGGAATCCTACGTAAAAATGGCATTCAATCACTCTGTGTCTCCGCTCGACAGCCCCATCCGCCTCCGCATCACGCGCCGTACCATCGCACGGCTGGCAACGGAACTGCGCCTGAGGGAACTCACAGAAAAGGCAAACAAGAAATAA
- the rpsQ gene encoding 30S ribosomal protein S17 — MERALRKEKVGLVTSNKMNKSIVVAVERKVKHPKYGKFIKRTSTFMAHDEKNESGIGDTVRIQETRPISKSKRWRLVEVIEKAK, encoded by the coding sequence ATGGAAAGAGCACTCAGAAAAGAAAAAGTAGGTCTCGTAACGAGCAACAAGATGAACAAATCCATCGTTGTGGCCGTAGAGCGTAAGGTAAAACATCCCAAATACGGGAAATTCATTAAACGCACGTCTACCTTCATGGCTCACGACGAGAAGAATGAATCTGGAATCGGCGATACCGTCAGAATCCAGGAAACCCGGCCCATCAGCAAATCAAAACGCTGGAGACTGGTGGAAGTCATCGAAAAGGCGAAGTAA
- the rplN gene encoding 50S ribosomal protein L14: MIQSESRVVVADNSGAKEALCIRVLGGTKRRYASIGDKIVVTVKHALPSGGIKKGAVSKAVIVRTKKEIRRPDGSYIRFDDNAVVLLNAQDELRGTRIFGPVARELREKQYMKIVSLAPEVL, translated from the coding sequence ATGATACAGTCAGAGTCAAGAGTGGTAGTGGCCGACAACAGCGGAGCAAAGGAAGCCCTTTGCATTCGAGTACTCGGAGGAACCAAGAGACGGTATGCCAGCATCGGCGACAAAATTGTGGTAACGGTGAAACATGCCCTGCCTTCCGGCGGTATTAAAAAGGGAGCTGTCTCAAAAGCCGTGATCGTACGCACGAAAAAAGAAATTCGCCGCCCGGACGGCTCTTACATCCGTTTCGACGATAACGCCGTGGTGCTGCTCAATGCCCAGGATGAACTGCGCGGCACGCGTATCTTCGGACCCGTGGCACGCGAACTTCGCGAAAAACAATACATGAAAATCGTTTCACTGGCACCCGAAGTGCTTTAA
- the rplX gene encoding 50S ribosomal protein L24 encodes MAKKFRIRKGDQVEVITGVSRGKKGKVISVNREKVTALVEGINMVSRHTKPTSKNPQGGIIKKEAPIHLSNLMLIDGAGNATRVGKRRDEKTNKLVRFSKKTNEVIA; translated from the coding sequence ATGGCAAAAAAATTCAGGATCAGAAAAGGTGACCAGGTAGAAGTAATCACCGGAGTTTCCAGAGGAAAAAAAGGGAAAGTGATCAGCGTGAACCGCGAAAAGGTGACCGCGTTGGTGGAAGGCATCAATATGGTATCACGGCATACCAAGCCCACCTCCAAAAACCCGCAGGGTGGTATCATTAAAAAAGAAGCCCCGATTCATCTTTCCAACCTCATGCTCATAGACGGAGCAGGCAACGCTACACGCGTGGGAAAAAGAAGGGATGAAAAAACCAACAAACTGGTTCGCTTCTCCAAAAAGACCAACGAAGTAATTGCATAA
- the rplE gene encoding 50S ribosomal protein L5, whose protein sequence is MAEKKTYTPRMKSVYRDRIVSALKNEFKYSSVMQVPKLEKICINQGVGDAVSDKKLIEGAINELTAITGQKAVATYSRKDISNFKLRKGAAIGVRVTLRGNQMYEFLDRLIAAALPRIRDFRGVNEKGFDGRGNYTLGVTEQIIFPEINIDKVNKILGMDITFVTSAGSDREAYALLREFGIPFKNAKKEN, encoded by the coding sequence ATGGCAGAAAAGAAAACATATACCCCGAGAATGAAATCGGTCTATCGCGACCGGATCGTTTCAGCGCTGAAAAATGAGTTTAAATACTCCTCAGTTATGCAGGTGCCGAAGCTGGAAAAGATCTGTATTAACCAGGGAGTGGGAGATGCGGTTTCTGATAAAAAACTGATCGAAGGCGCCATCAATGAACTAACCGCCATTACAGGTCAGAAAGCGGTTGCTACTTATTCCCGGAAAGATATTTCCAATTTCAAACTGCGCAAAGGGGCCGCTATCGGCGTGCGCGTAACACTGCGCGGAAATCAGATGTATGAATTCCTCGACCGCCTCATTGCTGCTGCCCTTCCCCGTATCCGCGATTTTCGCGGTGTGAATGAAAAAGGATTTGACGGCCGCGGAAATTATACCCTCGGAGTAACCGAACAAATTATTTTTCCGGAAATTAATATTGACAAAGTGAACAAGATTCTGGGAATGGATATCACCTTCGTTACTTCCGCCGGTTCGGATCGCGAAGCGTATGCCCTGCTTCGTGAATTCGGGATCCCGTTCAAAAACGCTAAAAAAGAAAACTAA
- the rpsN gene encoding 30S ribosomal protein S14, with amino-acid sequence MAKESMKAREVKRAKLVAKYAKKREELKAAGDFLALSKLPRNSSKVRMRNRCKLSGRPRGYIRQFGLCRNMFREMALNGKIPGVTKGSW; translated from the coding sequence ATGGCAAAAGAATCCATGAAGGCAAGAGAGGTGAAAAGAGCCAAGCTTGTCGCAAAGTATGCCAAAAAAAGAGAAGAACTGAAAGCAGCCGGTGATTTCCTGGCACTCAGCAAACTTCCCAGGAACTCTTCCAAAGTGCGCATGCGCAACCGCTGTAAACTCAGCGGAAGACCCCGCGGGTATATCCGCCAGTTTGGGCTGTGCAGGAATATGTTCCGTGAAATGGCACTCAACGGAAAAATCCCCGGAGTAACGAAGGGAAGCTGGTAA
- the rpsH gene encoding 30S ribosomal protein S8, with product MTDPIADYLTHLRNAIKAKHRVVELPASNIRKSMTKILHENGYILNYKFEEDKVQGKIKIALKYHPTTRESAIRSLRRASRPGLRKYSGADSLPRVLNGLGIAIISTSKGLMTNKQAKKDNVGGEVLCYIS from the coding sequence ATGACAGATCCAATTGCAGACTACCTGACTCATCTCAGGAACGCCATCAAAGCAAAACACCGTGTGGTGGAACTCCCTGCTTCCAATATCCGGAAGTCGATGACCAAAATCCTTCACGAAAACGGATACATCCTGAACTATAAGTTCGAAGAGGATAAAGTTCAGGGCAAAATCAAAATTGCCCTGAAATATCATCCCACTACCCGTGAAAGCGCCATCCGCTCGCTGCGTCGGGCTTCACGCCCCGGACTCCGTAAGTACTCCGGCGCAGATTCGTTGCCCCGCGTACTGAATGGACTTGGTATCGCTATCATCTCCACTTCAAAAGGACTGATGACGAATAAGCAGGCAAAAAAAGATAATGTCGGAGGCGAAGTACTCTGCTATATAAGCTGA
- the rplF gene encoding 50S ribosomal protein L6 — protein sequence MSRIGNLPVSIPQGVEVSVANNLVTVKGKMGTLTRKIDGAIKVAVADGKVTLSRATEQKRHKSMHGLYRALIAGMVEGVSKGFKTEQELVGVGYRAAVKGQLLELTLGYSHNVSFELPKEIKVATAQEKGKNPTITMECADKQLLGMVAAKIRSLRKPEPYKGKGIKFANEQLRRKAGKAAGK from the coding sequence ATGTCACGTATAGGAAATTTACCGGTAAGTATACCCCAGGGCGTTGAGGTTTCGGTGGCTAACAACCTGGTAACCGTAAAAGGAAAAATGGGAACCCTTACCCGCAAGATCGACGGCGCAATTAAAGTGGCCGTTGCAGACGGGAAGGTAACACTGAGCCGCGCAACGGAACAAAAACGCCATAAATCAATGCATGGTCTTTACCGCGCACTCATTGCAGGAATGGTTGAAGGCGTGTCCAAAGGTTTTAAGACAGAACAGGAACTCGTAGGGGTAGGTTACCGTGCCGCAGTGAAGGGGCAGCTTTTGGAACTTACGCTTGGATATTCCCATAACGTGTCCTTCGAACTTCCCAAAGAAATTAAAGTGGCAACAGCACAGGAAAAAGGAAAGAATCCTACCATCACGATGGAGTGTGCGGATAAACAGCTGCTCGGAATGGTGGCTGCCAAAATCCGCTCCCTGCGTAAGCCGGAGCCATACAAAGGAAAGGGTATCAAGTTCGCCAATGAACAGCTTCGCAGAAAAGCCGGAAAAGCGGCAGGTAAATAA
- a CDS encoding 50S ribosomal protein L18, with protein MGITREFRRERIKKRIRKVVSGDSATPRLTVFRSNKQIYAQLVDDLSGKTLVAAGSVSKENKNFKGNKTDQAKSIGKAIAEKAIAKGITSVRFDRNGYLYHGRVKALADAAREAGLKF; from the coding sequence ATGGGTATCACAAGAGAATTCAGAAGAGAACGGATCAAAAAGCGTATCCGTAAAGTGGTCAGCGGCGATTCAGCTACTCCCCGCCTTACCGTATTCCGCAGTAACAAGCAGATCTACGCTCAGCTGGTGGACGACCTCAGCGGAAAAACCCTGGTGGCTGCCGGTTCCGTATCCAAGGAGAATAAAAACTTCAAGGGCAATAAAACTGACCAGGCTAAATCCATCGGGAAAGCCATTGCTGAAAAAGCGATCGCGAAGGGAATCACCAGTGTTCGCTTCGACCGGAACGGATACCTCTATCACGGCCGGGTGAAGGCACTTGCAGATGCTGCCCGCGAAGCCGGCCTTAAATTCTAA
- the rpsE gene encoding 30S ribosomal protein S5, whose protein sequence is MSTANIKRVKSSEIELKDRLVAVQRVTKVTKGGRTFSFSAIVVVGNEKGVVGYGLGKAKEVTDAITKGIDDAKKNLIKVPVLKGTIPHDQYGKFGGSRVLLKPASHGTGVIAGGAMRAVLESVGITDVLAKSQGSSNPHNVVKATIDALTSLRDAYTVAQHRGVSMGKVFNG, encoded by the coding sequence ATGTCAACAGCAAACATCAAACGTGTAAAATCCTCGGAGATCGAACTAAAGGATCGCCTTGTGGCCGTTCAAAGAGTAACCAAAGTAACCAAGGGAGGAAGAACCTTCAGCTTCTCGGCTATTGTAGTGGTGGGAAATGAAAAAGGAGTAGTAGGATACGGCTTGGGAAAAGCAAAAGAAGTAACCGACGCAATCACCAAAGGCATTGATGATGCCAAGAAAAACCTGATTAAGGTTCCGGTGCTGAAAGGAACTATTCCGCACGATCAATACGGAAAATTCGGCGGGTCACGCGTTCTGCTCAAACCGGCCTCACACGGAACCGGAGTGATTGCAGGCGGTGCCATGCGCGCTGTGCTGGAGAGCGTTGGTATTACCGATGTGCTTGCAAAATCACAGGGATCATCTAACCCCCACAACGTGGTAAAGGCAACAATTGATGCGCTGACTTCGCTGCGGGATGCTTACACCGTTGCTCAGCACCGCGGTGTTTCGATGGGAAAAGTGTTTAACGGATAA
- the rpmD gene encoding 50S ribosomal protein L30 — MAKIKVKQVKSGIDRPERQKRTLRALGFRKMNQVVELEATPQVLGMVNAVKHLLEIQK; from the coding sequence ATGGCCAAGATCAAAGTAAAACAAGTGAAAAGCGGTATTGACCGCCCGGAACGTCAGAAAAGGACGCTGCGCGCCCTTGGATTCCGCAAGATGAACCAGGTAGTGGAACTTGAAGCTACTCCACAGGTGCTTGGTATGGTAAACGCAGTGAAACATCTCCTGGAGATACAGAAATGA
- the rplO gene encoding 50S ribosomal protein L15 — MKLNSLKPANGSTKNEKKRLGRGQGSGKGGTSARGHKGAQSRSGFTYKYGQEGGQMPLQRRVPKFGFKNPFRIAYTGINLDVLQKLADAKKIDAIDHAVLVSAGLAHKNDRVKILGRGELKSKLAVKAHAFSATAKAAIEAKNGTATTI, encoded by the coding sequence ATGAAACTGAATTCTCTTAAGCCGGCAAATGGTTCTACCAAGAACGAGAAGAAACGTCTCGGACGCGGACAGGGTTCCGGGAAAGGCGGAACTTCGGCGCGCGGACACAAAGGTGCCCAGTCACGTTCCGGATTTACCTATAAGTACGGTCAGGAAGGTGGACAGATGCCCCTCCAGCGCCGTGTTCCCAAGTTCGGATTCAAGAATCCGTTCCGTATCGCTTACACCGGTATCAATCTGGATGTGCTCCAGAAACTTGCCGATGCCAAAAAAATCGATGCGATTGATCACGCCGTGCTCGTATCCGCAGGACTCGCGCACAAAAACGATCGCGTGAAGATCCTCGGTCGCGGAGAACTCAAATCGAAACTCGCGGTAAAGGCACATGCCTTCTCTGCTACGGCAAAAGCTGCTATCGAAGCGAAAAACGGAACCGCAACTACTATCTAA